The following are from one region of the Hymenobacter sp. YIM 151858-1 genome:
- a CDS encoding DUF6364 family protein, translating into MKYNDNRLHVRVPASLLTKAHQTARESNETLSRLVRAYLESYVASQPLKTTSEAA; encoded by the coding sequence ATGAAGTACAACGATAATCGCTTGCACGTCAGAGTTCCTGCAAGCCTGCTTACGAAAGCACACCAAACAGCGCGTGAGAGCAACGAAACCCTTTCACGCCTAGTCAGAGCTTACCTAGAATCTTATGTCGCCTCACAGCCTCTTAAAACCACCTCAGAGGCCGCATAA
- a CDS encoding helix-turn-helix domain-containing protein, with the protein MAEHQGKTLRHQSKLEEFGLKLRRLRDAKGLSQQELADIAEVAKPTVQRIEKGTTSARLDILYSLAEALGVKLSELL; encoded by the coding sequence GTGGCAGAACACCAGGGCAAGACGTTAAGGCATCAATCCAAGCTAGAGGAGTTTGGGCTTAAGCTACGCCGTTTACGGGATGCCAAAGGGCTTAGCCAGCAAGAGCTAGCTGATATCGCCGAGGTTGCTAAGCCTACGGTACAACGTATCGAGAAGGGTACAACTTCTGCTAGGTTGGATATCCTGTATTCGTTGGCGGAAGCCCTTGGAGTTAAGCTTTCGGAACTGTTATAG